In the genome of Drosophila yakuba strain Tai18E2 chromosome 3R, Prin_Dyak_Tai18E2_2.1, whole genome shotgun sequence, one region contains:
- the LOC6537697 gene encoding uncharacterized protein LOC6537697 isoform X1: MWGTNRSGVSTTHNHIAPHTPTSPLTHPPLNLPCSQTQRVHYYPNHYSPSHYLPGHYHQGHQGYPGYPGYQGQQGRPTLLAAASSHNGAYAATAAGSGHSGYGGIEPSVEYELDHDPTSFHPSSAGSGPAYPSAHHSPPQPPPPPPPSTKSSKKSKKSNGSVMNALTLLSFFFFVNMLQNCLKDHMADMNPTVMVLTASGTRNRFNKLAEMNSREQTSSTTATESVTSASAAAASSWNHQAAAAALVPAVEPSPLPPSIVTPTVVLQSPYGGHTEMANNKRRPPHHRQPTEYHHSHTHDYRPNDDDVYNYHGQRRPPPQTFSTSGNDADFYPNRTHIDHSSRPDFESDSNSNSNWNSNSNSDAGGDYYQHHYNPYAGMAATSHRRHPWSYGRQRYSSAPWSSASLGAQSGVSSYLDNAQRRQGDDDDDAHGYGDGHRDRNTNRNRNRNGDGDGDGNADAYWDEDDDDEDEDGQQRRRSDAFYTRTRIN; encoded by the exons ATGTGGGGCACAAACAGGAGCGGCGTCTCAACCACACACAACCACATTGCCCCCCATACCCCCACTTCCCCACTCACTCACCCACCTCTTAACTTGCCTTGCAGTCAAACGCAGCGTGTGCATTACTATCCCAACCACTACAGCCCGAGTCACTACTTGCCGGGCCATTACCACCAAGGACACCAAGGATACCCAGGATACCCAGGATACCAGGGGCAGCAGGGACGACCAACGCTCCTGGCGGCCGCCAGCAGCCACAACGGTGCTTATGCGGCCACGGCGGCTGGCAGCGGACACTCCGGCTACGG CGGCATCGAGCCATCCGTGGAGTACGAGTTGGACCATGACCCCACCTCCTTCCATCCCAGCAGTGCGGGCAGTGGTCCCGCATATCCATCTGCCCACCATTCGCCGCcgcaaccaccaccaccgccgcctccgTCCACCAAATCGTCAAAGAAATCGAAGAAGAGCAACGGCTCGGTGATGAACGCACTGACGCTGCTCTCGTTCTTCTTCTTTGTGAACATGCTGCAGAACTGCCTGAAGGATCACATGGCGGACATGAATCCCACCGTGATGGTGCTCACAGCCAGCGGCACTCGCAACCGTTTCAACAAATTAGCCGAGATGAATTCACGCGAACAGACCTCCTCCACCACGGCCACCGAATCGGTAACATCAGCGTCAGCGGCAGCGGCATCATCTTGGAATCAtcaggcggcggcggctgctttAGTTCCGGCCGTGGAGCCCAGTCCATTGCCGCCCTCCATTGTTACGCCCACGGTGGTGCTGCAATCGCCCTACGGCGGTCACACGGAGATGGCCAATAATAAGAGAAGACCACCACACCACCGCCAGCCAACGGAGTACCACCACTCGCATACCCACGATTATCGGcccaatgatgatgatgtttaTAATTACCATGGGCAGCGCAGACCACCGCCTCAGACCTTCTCCACCAGCGGCAATGATGCCGATTTCTATCCTAATCGCACACACATCGACCACTCATCCCGGCCCGACTTTGAATCggactccaactccaactccaactggAACTCGAACTCAAACTCGGACGCGGGCGGCGATTACTATCAGCACCACTACAACCCGTATGCCGGTATGGCGGCGACCAGCCACCGGAGGCATCCTTGGTCTTATGGCAGGCAGCGTTACTCATCCGCACCGTGGTCTTCAGCTTCGTTGGGCGCTCAGTCGGGCGTGAGCTCTTACTTGGATAATGCCCAGCGCCGGCAaggtgatgatgatgacgatgctCATGGTTATGGCGATGGCCACAGGGATAGGAATAcgaataggaataggaataggaatggggatggggatggggatgggaatgCAGATGCGTACTgggatgaggatgatgatgatgaggatgaggatggtCAGCAGCGGCGACGCAGCGATGCTTTCTATACTCGCACACGCATTAATTGA
- the LOC6537696 gene encoding bomanin Bicipital 1, whose protein sequence is MKYLTCVLLPLALIPALIGAHPGTVVVNGVCLTCPNPNGEPVYLDGQEYRSFSSSPGDGNVVISRGNDGRGGGGGTIYRRGGNTVVNGRCQHCNVDLY, encoded by the exons ATGAAGTACCTGACGTGTGTGCTGCTACCGTTGGCTTTGATTCCGGCTCTGATCGGCG CTCATCCCGGCACTGTGGTGGTGAATGGCGTCTGTCTGACTT GTCCCAATCCGAATGGCGAACCTGTCTACCTGGATGGCCAGGAGTATCGCAGTTTCTCCTCATCCCCCGGCGATGGTAATGTGGTGATATCCCGTGGAAATGATGGCAGGGGCGGTGGAGGTGGCACCATTTACCGGAGAGGTGGTAACACCGTCGTCAATGGCAGGTGTCAGCACTGCAATGTGGATCTCTATTAA
- the LOC6537697 gene encoding uncharacterized protein LOC6537697 isoform X2, with the protein MSDGQMTNQLNVQQQEQHPLLSAINGNNYAQTQRVHYYPNHYSPSHYLPGHYHQGHQGYPGYPGYQGQQGRPTLLAAASSHNGAYAATAAGSGHSGYGGIEPSVEYELDHDPTSFHPSSAGSGPAYPSAHHSPPQPPPPPPPSTKSSKKSKKSNGSVMNALTLLSFFFFVNMLQNCLKDHMADMNPTVMVLTASGTRNRFNKLAEMNSREQTSSTTATESVTSASAAAASSWNHQAAAAALVPAVEPSPLPPSIVTPTVVLQSPYGGHTEMANNKRRPPHHRQPTEYHHSHTHDYRPNDDDVYNYHGQRRPPPQTFSTSGNDADFYPNRTHIDHSSRPDFESDSNSNSNWNSNSNSDAGGDYYQHHYNPYAGMAATSHRRHPWSYGRQRYSSAPWSSASLGAQSGVSSYLDNAQRRQGDDDDDAHGYGDGHRDRNTNRNRNRNGDGDGDGNADAYWDEDDDDEDEDGQQRRRSDAFYTRTRIN; encoded by the exons ATGTCCGACGGCCAAATGACAAATCAACTGAATGTGCAACAGCAGGAACAGCATCCGCTGCTGTCAGCCATCAACGGAAATAATTATGC TCAAACGCAGCGTGTGCATTACTATCCCAACCACTACAGCCCGAGTCACTACTTGCCGGGCCATTACCACCAAGGACACCAAGGATACCCAGGATACCCAGGATACCAGGGGCAGCAGGGACGACCAACGCTCCTGGCGGCCGCCAGCAGCCACAACGGTGCTTATGCGGCCACGGCGGCTGGCAGCGGACACTCCGGCTACGG CGGCATCGAGCCATCCGTGGAGTACGAGTTGGACCATGACCCCACCTCCTTCCATCCCAGCAGTGCGGGCAGTGGTCCCGCATATCCATCTGCCCACCATTCGCCGCcgcaaccaccaccaccgccgcctccgTCCACCAAATCGTCAAAGAAATCGAAGAAGAGCAACGGCTCGGTGATGAACGCACTGACGCTGCTCTCGTTCTTCTTCTTTGTGAACATGCTGCAGAACTGCCTGAAGGATCACATGGCGGACATGAATCCCACCGTGATGGTGCTCACAGCCAGCGGCACTCGCAACCGTTTCAACAAATTAGCCGAGATGAATTCACGCGAACAGACCTCCTCCACCACGGCCACCGAATCGGTAACATCAGCGTCAGCGGCAGCGGCATCATCTTGGAATCAtcaggcggcggcggctgctttAGTTCCGGCCGTGGAGCCCAGTCCATTGCCGCCCTCCATTGTTACGCCCACGGTGGTGCTGCAATCGCCCTACGGCGGTCACACGGAGATGGCCAATAATAAGAGAAGACCACCACACCACCGCCAGCCAACGGAGTACCACCACTCGCATACCCACGATTATCGGcccaatgatgatgatgtttaTAATTACCATGGGCAGCGCAGACCACCGCCTCAGACCTTCTCCACCAGCGGCAATGATGCCGATTTCTATCCTAATCGCACACACATCGACCACTCATCCCGGCCCGACTTTGAATCggactccaactccaactccaactggAACTCGAACTCAAACTCGGACGCGGGCGGCGATTACTATCAGCACCACTACAACCCGTATGCCGGTATGGCGGCGACCAGCCACCGGAGGCATCCTTGGTCTTATGGCAGGCAGCGTTACTCATCCGCACCGTGGTCTTCAGCTTCGTTGGGCGCTCAGTCGGGCGTGAGCTCTTACTTGGATAATGCCCAGCGCCGGCAaggtgatgatgatgacgatgctCATGGTTATGGCGATGGCCACAGGGATAGGAATAcgaataggaataggaataggaatggggatggggatggggatgggaatgCAGATGCGTACTgggatgaggatgatgatgatgaggatgaggatggtCAGCAGCGGCGACGCAGCGATGCTTTCTATACTCGCACACGCATTAATTGA